A section of the Drosophila sechellia strain sech25 chromosome 3L, ASM438219v1, whole genome shotgun sequence genome encodes:
- the LOC6605184 gene encoding ATP-dependent RNA helicase DDX42 has translation MSGYRGIGGGGFPYRRPASSGTNMNAVPPPPILNARGYTGSRGGANRGGVTGSTSSTSKHGYSTLDSISQYTNATNLVGKRKHHTDDDYFDDDDEPREKEIEQAYIPAPGSPGAPPTSAKKQEDTDSDEDPLEQFMAGINQQVEKEKRQQAPKAPTQAVRGDIDDEDDEESYYRYMKENPNAGLRDEGSDQEIEYDEDGNPIAPPKKKDIDPLPPIYHSEIEYEPFEKNFYTQHDDIAALDEEQVRELRRTLGVKVTGPSPPKPVTSFGHFGFDEQLIKAVRKAEYTQPTPIQAQAVPTALSGRDIIGIAKTGSGKTAAFIWPMLMHVMDQKQLKPGDGPIGLILAPTRELSLQIYNEAKKFGKVYNLNVVCCYGGGSKWEQSKALEQGAEIIVATPGRMIDMVKMKATNLRRVTFLVLDEADRMFHMGFEPQVRSICNHVRPDRQCLMFSATFKKRIERLARDVLSDPVRIVQGDLNEANQDITQSVYVFPNPLQKWNWLLCHLVKFLSEGSVLIFVTKKVDAETVSNNLLIKEYNCLLLHGDMDQADRNKVITQFKRKECDILVATDVAARGLDIPHIRNVVNYDTARDIETHTHRIGRTGRAGEKGNAFTLVTDKDKEFAGHLVRNLEGADQVVPDDLMELAMKSSWFRSSRFKQGKGKRPTNTHTGLGYRERGNGGGYGSAGGSESTASVSAKNPSDGPSSKSFSSSGPATDRYTAMREAFRSQYNNQFRASSDRTWEKTLPDSGVFAAPMAPPPSSTQGASASSANSSNQDAKRAKKSRWN, from the coding sequence ATGAGTGGATATCGAGGCATAGGCGGTGGGGGATTCCCCTACCGCAGGCCAGCAAGTTCCGGCACCAACATGAACGCCGTACCGCCGCCCCCGATTCTGAATGCCCGTGGCTATACTGGTTCCCGCGGAGGAGCAAACCGTGGCGGGGTCACCGGGAGCACTTCATCGACGTCCAAGCACGGCTACTCCACCCTGGACTCCATCAGCCAGTACACCAATGCCACCAATCTGGTTGGCAAAAGAAAGCACCACACGGACGATGACTATTtcgatgatgacgatgagcCCAGGGAAAAGGAGATAGAACAAGCGTATATACCGGCACCAGGATCCCCGGGAGCCCCGCCAACGTCGGCCAAAAAGCAAGAGGATACCGATTCGGATGAGGATCCGCTCGAGCAGTTCATGGCGGGCATCAACCAGCAGGTGGAGAAGGAGAAGCGCCAACAAGCACCTAAGGCACCAACTCAGGCGGTGAGAGGTGACATCGATgacgaggacgacgaggaGAGCTACTATCGCTACATGAAGGAGAATCCAAATGCTGGACTTCGTGACGAGGGATCCGACCAGGAAATCGAATACGATGAGGATGGCAATCCCATAGCCCCACCGAAGAAAAAGGACATTGATCCCCTGCCGCCCATCTACCATTCCGAAATCGAGTACGAACCCTTCGAGAAGAACTTTTACACACAGCATGACGACATAGCTGCCCTGGATGAGGAGCAAGTCCGGGAATTAAGGCGCACACTGGGCGTAAAGGTCACTGGTCCATCCCCACCCAAACCAGTCACCTCCTTCGGCCATTTCGGTTTCGATGAGCAGCTCATCAAGGCCGTGAGGAAAGCGGAGTACACACAGCCCACACCCATCCAGGCACAAGCAGTGCCCACAGCCCTGTCCGGCAGAGACATCATTGGCATAGCCAAAACTGGTTCCGGTAAGACAGCAGCTTTCATCTGGCCCATGCTAATGCATGTGATGGATCAGAAACAGCTGAAGCCAGGCGACGGACCCATAGGTCTTATCCTAGCACCCACACGCGAGCTTTCCCTGCAGATCTACAACGAGGCCAAGAAGTTTGGCAAGGTCTACAACCTGAACGTGGTCTGCTGCTACGGCGGAGGCTCCAAATGGGAGCAAAGTAAAGCTCTGGAACAGGGAGCGGAAATTATTGTGGCCACGCCAGGACGTATGATAGATATGGTCAAGATGAAGGCCACCAATCTGAGGAGGGTCACTTTCCTAGTGCTTGACGAGGCCGACCGTATGTTCCACATGGGCTTTGAGCCCCAGGTTCGCTCCATCTGCAACCACGTGCGTCCAGATCGCCAATGCCTGATGTTTTCGGCCACCTTTAAGAAGCGAATTGAACGTCTGGCCAGGGATGTCCTTTCCGATCCCGTGAGAATAGTGCAGGGAGATCTAAACGAGGCAAATCAGGACATCACTCAGTCTGTGTACGTCTTCCCCAATCCTCTGCAGAAATGGAATTGGCTGCTGTGCCACCTGGTGAAGTTCCTTTCCGAAGGAAGCGTCCTGATCTTCGTGACTAAGAAAGTAGATGCCGAAACGGTGTCTAACAATCTTTTAATTAAGGAGTACAATTGTCTTTTACTCCACGGCGATATGGATCAAGCGGACAGAAACAAGGTCATCACTCAGTTTAAGAGAAAAGAGTGCGATATTCTAGTGGCCACCGACGTGGCAGCCAGAGGATTGGATATACCCCATATCAGGAATGTGGTAAACTACGACACAGCCAGGGACATTGAAACCCACACGCACAGAATTGGAAGAACGGGCAGAGCCGGTGAAAAGGGTAATGCATTCACTCTAGTCACCGATAAGGACAAGGAGTTCGCTGGTCATCTGGTGCGTAACTTGGAGGGCGCCGATCAGGTAGTGCCCGACGATCTGATGGAGCTGGCCATGAAGAGTTCCTGGTTCCGCAGCTCACGCTTCAAGCAGGGCAAGGGAAAGAGACCGACAAATACCCACACAGGATTGGGCTATCGGGAGAGAGGAAATGGAGGTGGCTATGGTTCGGCTGGTGGCTCGGAATCCACTGCCAGTGTGTCTGCCAAAAATCCTTCCGACGGACCCTCTAGCAAATCCTTTTCAAGCTCAGGACCAGCCACAGATCGCTATACAGCGATGAGGGAGGCATTCCGATCCCAGTATAACAACCAGTTCCGTGCGTCCAGCGATCGCACTTGGGAGAAAACTCTGCCGGACTCGGGAGTTTTCGCTGCGCCAATGGCACCGCCCCCATCATCAACGCAGGGTGCTTCCGCCTCATcggccaacagcagcaaccagGATGCCAAAAGAGCCAAGAAGAGTCGCTGGAATTGA
- the LOC6605185 gene encoding biogenesis of lysosome-related organelles complex 1 subunit 4, translating into MQSNIENVSRDYAKILQSADLEKEINPLCTNIEDMLARLDEFETLLASVRAESNGMMANNVCAILGFADSFEQLKTRIDGLEQFVGVVSANLSEMERSVDIAEEELHVTDYSLKGLLLKPLKAKLGASDSSTLSSLPRSNLVEAEYQPVEIYKSDDYFGKSEEENYLAK; encoded by the exons ATGCAATCGAATATTGAGAATGTATCACGGGACTATGCCAAGATACTGCAGAGCGCCGATCTGGAGAAGGAGATAAATCCACTGTGCACGAATATCGAGGATATGCTGGCCAGATTGGATGAATTTGAGACTTTGCTGGCTTCG GTGCGTGCGGAATCCAATGGCATGATGGCAAACAATGTGTGCGCCATCCTGGGTTTCGCAGACAGTTTCGAGCAACTGAAGACAAGAATCGATGGTCTGGAGCAATTTGTGGGTGTAGTTAGTGCAAATTTGTCCGAAATGGAAAGATCTGTGGATATAGCAGAGGAGGAGCTGCATGTCACAGACTACAGCCTGAAGGGACTTCTCCTGAAGCCCCTGAAGGCTAAGTTAGGTGCCAGCGATTCCAGCACACTCAGCTCCCTGCCACGATCCAATCTCGTAGAGGCGGAATATCAGCCTGTGGAGATCTACAAATCCGACGATTACTTCGGAAAGTCGGAGGAGGAGAACTACTTAGCCAAATGA
- the LOC6605186 gene encoding sarcoplasmic reticulum histidine-rich calcium-binding protein, translating to MKSVIILLALVAFSHAAPLDVKESTSGELSRPSPISPDVLVDPKPTAKVVLLKDAPVLNRQRRNEPKKPDSVKAHEQLHHSESAVPEHHEQKPSPAGAHDHKHKREAHHEEGDHGDDAVPQKEEVKQAPEAHEAKKEKREAHHEEGHQDHEAPHKEEVKQAPEAHDAKKEKREAHHEEGHHGDDAAPHKDEVKQAPEAHEDKKEKREVHHEEGHKDEAGDRPQVEDLSLPHALPAVAHTAELPKKQEKRETVEKPDSVKARESLQHNPQRSEELHKAIESLAGGKAPEQRHQRDIPVPTQTKATTTNLPSTSKSELGSTTPSIHNLHIPHPIPVAELFEKNKHADKSTSSSEESKEKAKA from the exons ATGAAGTCGGTC ATTATTCTCTTAGCTCTGGTGGCTTTCTCCCACGCAGCACCTTTGGATGTTAAGGAGTCTACCTCTGGGGAGCTCTCCAGGCCCAGTCCCATCAGTCCCGATGTGCTCGTTGATCCCAAGCCCACCGCCAAGGTAGTCTTGCTGAAGGATGCTCCCGTCCTTAATCGCCAGAGGCGTAATGAACCCAAGAAACCCGACAGCGTGAAGGCCCACGAACAGCTGCATCACTCTGAATCGGCCGTTCCTGAACATCATGAGCAGAAGCCTTCTCCGGCTGGGGCACATGACCACAAGCACAAGAGGGAAGCTCACCACGAGGAGGGTGACCATGGTGACGATGCGGTGCCCCAGAAGGAGGAAGTGAAGCAAGCTCCGGAGGCCCATGAAGCCAAGAAGGAAAAGCGAGAGGCTCACCACGAGGAGGGTCACCAAGACCACGAGGCTCCTCATAAGGAGGAAGTGAAGCAGGCCCCCGAAGCTCATGAtgccaaaaaggaaaagcgaGAGGCTCACCACGAGGAGGGCCACCATGGTGACGATGCAGCTCCCCATAAGGACGAAGTGAAGCAGGCTCCCGAAGCACATGAAGACAAGAAGGAAAAGAGGGAAGTTCACCACGAGGAGGGCCACAAGGATGAGGCGGGTGATCGTCCTCAGGTGGAGGATCTTTCGCTGCCCCATGCCCTGCCCGCTGTGGCTCACACCGCCGAGCTGCCCAAGAAGCAGGAAAAGCGCGAGACTGTGGAGAAACCCGACAGCGTGAAGGCCCGTGAGTCGCTCCAGCACAATCCCCAGCGATCCGAGGAGCTCCACAAGGCCATTGAATCTCTGGCCGGCGGAAAGGCGCCGGAACAGCGTCACCAGCGCGATATTCCCGTGCCCACGCAAACCaaagccaccaccaccaatcTCCCATCCACCAGCAAGTCGGAGCTGGGAAGCACCACTCCGTCCATCCACAATCTCCACATTCCCCATCCCATTCCCGTGGCCGAGCTCTTCGAGAAGAACAAGCATGCGGATAAGTCCACTTCCAGTTCGGAGGAAAGCAAGGAGAAAGCTAAGGCCTAG